The Pimelobacter simplex genomic sequence TCTGGGCGCCCCGGTCGGTCGAGGCGAGGGTCTCGAGGTCGCCGTTGCTGACCGTGTAGAAGAGCGTGTGCAGCAGCGAGAGGTCGGTGGAGTCGGCGGAGTAGAGCGCCTCGGCGAGCACCCGGAAGTAGGTGCGGCCGGCGCTCGTGCGCAGGTTGCGGCGGACCCACGACTCGTAGGTCTGGCCGTCGAGGAGCTCGGCCTTGGGGTGCGTCCAGGGCGCGGCGGGGTCGACGCTGCGGGCCAGGCGGGCGAACCGGGCGAGGCCCTGGGCGAGGTCGGCCAGGGCGATCGGGTTGAGCTGGGGAGTGGCGCCCTTGGCCGCGGACATCCGCGACCGCTTGCCACCGAGGTCGAGCAGCAGCGAGCCGGCGTCGTTCCAGGTCGGGAAGGTGGTCAGGCCCAGCTCGTCGACGAGGGCGTACATCGCGCTGTGCCCCTCGCCGAGCCAGGTGCCGCCGAGCTCGACCGGGGCACCCTCGAGGACGCCGCCCTCGGTCCGGCCGCCGACCCGGTCGCGGGCCTCCAGCACGGCCACGCTCCGGCCGGCGGCGACCAGCGCCCGGGCCGCGCTCAGGCCGGCCAGCCCGGCGCCCACCACGACGACGTCGACATCGCTCATCACACGCTCCTCCGATCAAAGTCAGTCGTATGACTGAGTTCTGACGGTAAGCTGGTGACGGCGCCGGGCGCAACCCCCTCGCGGGGAGCACCCACGGGGGAGGGAACGACCGGGACCCGGCGCGGGTCAGCCGGCCGGACGGACGTCGGCGAGCCGGACGATCATCTCGACCACGTCGGCGAGGTCCGTGCCGGAGCGGGCCCGGTCGGGGTCGCAGACGTGCTGGAGGATCAGGCCGTCGAGGGCGGCGACGGTGATCCGCCCGAGCCGGTCGAAGGGGACCGCGCAGGTCTCGCCGGCGTGGTGGGCGGCCCGCTCGAACCACTCGGCGACGATCGCGGTGTAGCGCTCGTACTGCCAGCGGGCGAGCTCCTCCTGGCCGGCGGTGCGCAGGGCGTACATGGTCAGCTCGTACTGCATCATCTGCAGGCTGACGTGCCCGCTGACCAGCTGGTCCCAGAAGGCGGCGAGACCCTGGCGGATCGCGTGCTCGAGGCCGCGGTCGACCTCGGCGGTGCCGCGGAGCACCTCGACGATCTCGTCGACGACGTCCTCGATCACCGCGCGCAGGAGCGCCTCCTTGGAGGGGAAGACGTACTGCATCGTCCCGAGCGGTACGCCGGCCTCGGCGGCCACGGCACGCACCGAGGTGCGGGCGACGCCCTCCTGGGCGAGTGCGGAGCGGGCCGCGGCGACGAGCTGGCGGCGCCGCACGGATGCTTCGACGTAGGCCACCGGCGGGCTCCTTCTCGGTCGGACGTACGAGATGCTAGTCGTCGAACTCGAACCCGTCGGCCTCGGCCCGCGCGATCAGCGCGGTCAGCGCCGCGGCGTCGCCGGCCACGACCGCCATCCGGGTGCCGAGGTCGGCGAGCGCCTCGCGGTCGGTGCCGTAGGCGACGAACATGTCGCCCTCGGGGTCGTAGCGCAGCCGCTCGGCCAGGCCGGAGGCCTGCTCGGCGACGACGCGCTGGGCGACGCCCTCCCAGAAGTAGCCGTTGGGCTCGTGGCCGGCCGCCATCACGGCCTCCTCGGCCGCGGGCGCGGTGCCGGCGGTGAGCAGGAGGGACCAGTTGCCGGGCGTGGTCTCGATCAGGCGCAGCGGTTCCATGGCCCCGAAGGTAGCCCAGCCGCGGGAAGGCGCGCCCCGGCGACAAACCGGGTGAACCCCGAGGAGCCACCGGGCAGGATGGCCCGGTGCTGCTGACGATCTCGACCACCCACCGACCCGCGACGGACCTGGGCTTCCTGCTGCACAAGCACCCGGACCGGGTCCAGGTGTTCGACCAGTCGTTCGGCACCGCCACGGTGTTCTACCCCGAGGCGGGCGAGGAGCGGTGCACGGCGGCGCTGCTGCTGGAGGTCGACCCGGTGCGGCTCGCGCGGCGTGCGGGCCAGGGCGGCAAGGGCGGCAAGGGCGCGAAGGGGTCGCCGGACTTCAGCCTCGCGCAGTACGTCAACGACCGCTCCTACGCGGCGTCCTCGCTGTTCGGGGTCGCGCTCGCCGACGTGTTCAGCACCGCGCGCGGTGGGCGCTGCGCGGCCCGCCCCGAGCTCGCGGAGACCGCGATCCCGCTCGAGCTGGTGATCCCGGCGCTGCCGTGCCGCGGCGGCGTACCGATCGCGCGCCGGCTGTTCGAGCCCTTGGGCTGGACGGTCGGGGCCGAGCCGGTCCCGCTCGATCCGGACTTCCCGGAGTGGGGCGACTCGCGCTACCTCCGGCTCACCCTGACCGGGACCGTTCGGCTGGCCGACGCGCTGAGCCAGCTCCACGTGCTGCTGCCGGTGCTCGACGAGTCGAAGCACTACTGGCAGGGGCCCGACGAGGTCGACAAGCTGCTGCGCTCCGGCGCGGGCTGGCTGGCCGAGCACCCCGACCGTGAGCTCGTCGTACGGCGCTACCTGGGGCGCCGTGGTCACCTGACCCGTGCGGCCCTGGCGCGCCTGGCCGAGCTCGACGACGTCGTCGAGGACGCCGTGGCCGAGGCCGTCGAGCCGGACGCCGCCGAGGAGACGCGGGTGCCGCTCAACCTCCGGCGCCACGAGGCCGTGCTGGCCGCGCTCGCCGAGGTCCGGCCGCGCTCGGTGATCGATCTCGGCTGCGGTCCGGGGCAGCTGCTCGCCCGGCTGCTCGCGACTGAGGGGATCGCCCGGGTCGCGGGCTGCGACGTCTCGGTCCGCTCGCTCCAGAGCGCCGCGCGCCGGCTCCACGTCGACCGGATGACCGAGCGCCAGCAGGAGCGGCTCACCCTCTTCCAGAGCGCCCTGACGTACGACGACCCGCGGCTCGCCGGCTACGACGCGGCCGTGCTGATGGAGGTCGTCGAGCACGTCGACCCGCCGCGCCTGGAGGCGCTGGAGCGCGTGGTGCTCGGCAGCGCCCGCCCGGGCACGGTCGTGGTGACCACGCCCAACCGGGAGCACAACGTGCGCTACGAGGGGCTGACCGGCATGCGCCACCCCGACCACCGCTTCGAGTGGGACCGCGCCGAATTCCGAGCCTGGGCGGAGCGGGTCGCGGCGGCGTACGGCTACACCGTCGAGCTGCGCGGCGTCGGCGACGACGACCCCGAGGTCGGCCCACCCACCCAGATGGCGATCCTGACCCGCGCCGACACCACCACGACCGAGGAGGCCGGCCGATGAGCGAACTCACCGTGCCCGAGCTCGGTCTCGTCGTGCTCGTCGGCGTCTCCGGCAGCGGCAAGTCGACGTTCGCGCGCGAGCACTTCAAGGCGACCGAGGTGATCTCCAGCGACTTCTGCCGCGGGCTCGTCGCCGACGACGAGAACGATCAGGACGCCACTCCCGACGCGTTCGACGTGCTGCACTACATCGCCGGAACCCGCCTGCGGCGCGGTCTGCTGACGGTCGTCGACGCGACCAACGTCCAGCAGTCCGCCCGGGCCGAGCTGGTCCGGCTGGCCCGCAGCCACGACGTCCTCGTCGACGCGATCGTGCTCGACGTACCGGAGCGGGTGGCGCTCGACCGCAACCGCGAGCGCCCCGACCGCGACTTCGGCGACCACGTGGTCAAGCGCCAGGCCCGCGACCTGCGCCGCTCGCTGGGCCGGCTGCGCAAGGAGGGCTTCCGGCGGGTGCACGTGCTGCGCGGCGCGGACGAGATCGCCGCCGCGCGGGTCGTCCGCGAGCCGTCGTGGAACGACCGCCGCGAGGTGACCGGCCCGTTCGACATCGTCGGCGACGTCCACGGGTGCGCGTCCGAGCTGCGCACGCTGCTCGTCGAGCTCGGCTGGGTCCTGGCGTACGACGACGCGGGCGCCGCGGTCGGCGCGCACCACCCCGAGGGCCGCCAGGCCGTCTTCGTCGGCGACCTCGTCGACCGCGGCCCGGACACCCCCGGCGTGCTCCGCCTGGTGATGGGCATGGTCGCGGCGGGCACCGCGCTGTGCGTCTCGGGCAACCACGAGGCCAAGCTGGTCCGCGCGCTCAAGGGCGCCCACGTCCAGGTCACCCACGGGCTGGCCGAGTCGCTGGCCCAACTGGAGGCCGAGACGGAGGACTTCCGGGCGCAGGCGCTGAGCTTCATGGACGGCCTGATCAGTCACTACGTCCTTGACGCGGGCCGGCTCGTCGTCGCGCACGCGGGGCTCAAGGAGGCCTACCACGGCCGGTCCTCCCGGCGGGTGCGCGCATTCGCGCTCTACGGCGACACCACCGGCGAGACCGACGAGCTCGGCCTGCCGGTGCGCTACCCGTGGGCCGACGAGTACCGCGGTGGCGCGATGGTCGTCTACGGCCACACGCCCGTGCCGTCGGCGGAGTGGATCAACAACACCATCTGCCTCGACACCGGTGTCGTGTTCGGCGGCGAGCTGACCGCGCTGCGCTACCCCGAGCGCGAGATCGTCGCGGTCGACGCCGAGGAGCAGTGGTACGAGCCGGTCAGCCCGCTCGTCCCCGCCACGGCGTCCGGCGAGCGCGAGCCCTCGGTGCTGCGGCTCGACGACGTCACCGGCACGCGCTGGATCGACAGTCCCCACGCGGGCAAGGTCAAGGTGCCCGAGGAGAACGCCGCCGCGGCCCTCGAGGTGATGAGCCGGTTCGCGGTCGACCCGCGCTGGCTGGTCTACCTGCCGCCGACGATGTCGCCGGCCGCGACGGCGCACCTCGACGGCTACCTGGAGCACCCGGAGCAGGCCTTCGACGAGTACGCCGGCTGGGGCGTGGGCCGCGTCGTGTGCGAGGAGAAGCACATGGGTTCGCGCGCGATCGCCGTCCTGGCGCGGGACACCGCTGTCGCGGAGCGCCGCTTCGGTGTCACCGACGGCTCGACCGGTGCGATCTACACCCGCACCGGGCGGCCGTTCTTCGCCGCCGCCCGCGGGGACGCGCTCGTCGACCGGCTGCGGACGGCGCTCGCGCCGCTGTTCGCCTCGCTCGACACCGACTGGCTGGCGCTCGACTGCGAGCTGCTGCCGTGGTCGGCCAAGGCCGGCGCGCTCATCCGCGAGCAGTACGCCGCCGTCGGTGCGGCCGCCGGCGCGGCCCTCCCGGCGGTCGAGGCGGTGCTCGCCCAGGCCGCCGCGCGCGGGCTCGACCTGACCGCGACGGCCGAGCGGACGGCGGTCCGGCACCGCAACGCGCGGGCGTTCCGGGACGCCTATGCGGCGTACTGCCGGCCGGTCGAGGGGCTCGACGGCGTCACGGTCGCGCCCTTCCAGGTGCTCGCCGCCGAGGGGCGCGCGCTCGCGGTCACCGAGCCGCACGCGTGGCACCTCGCCGAGCTCGGCCGCCTCGACGACCCGCTGATCACCCCCACCCGCCACCGGTACGTCGACCTCGGCTCGGCCGCCGACCGCGCCGCCGCGACGTCCTGGTGGGAGGAGCTCACCGGCGCCGGCGGCGAGGGCATGGTGGTCAAGCCGGCCGACGCGATCGAGCCGGGCGGGCGCACGGTGCAGCCGGGGCTCAAGGTGCGGGGCCGCGAGTACCTGCGGATCGTCTACGGGCCCGACTACACCGAGTCGCTCGACGTGCTGCGCGAGCGGCACCTCGGCAAGAAGCGCCAGCTGGCCCTGCGCGAGCACGGGCTGGGGCTCGACGCGCTCACCGGCTTCGTCGCGGGGGCGCCGCTGTGGCAGGTGCACCAGGCGGTGTTCGCCGTCCTGGCACTGGAGTCGGAGCCGGTCGACCCGCGGCTCTAGCCGGACCCCCAGGGCGGTGGGGGTCCGGATCACCCGCGCCCGAGGGATGGTCGCGCGGCGCGTCGGCGCGGAGGCTGGGGACCCCCGAGCAGAGGACCGATCGATGCAGAACCGCCGTACCTGGGGCGCCCTGGCCGCCCTCAGCCTGATCACCGTCACCACCGCCGTCGCCGTCCCGGGCGCCATGGAGGCGGTGGCCGCCGCCGCTCGGCCCTCGTGCGGAGGGCTGCGCGCGACGATCGTGGGCACCGCCCGGGCCGACGTGATCCGCGGGACCCGCGGCCGCGACGTGATCGTCGCCAAGGGCGGTGCCGACCGGATCGACGGCCGCGGCGGCAAGGACGTCATCTGCGCGGGTCCGGGCGACGACCGGGTCACCGTGCCCGCGCGAGGCCGCGGGACCCGGGTGCTGGGCGGTCCGGGCGACGACGTGCTCACCGCGCGGGCCGGCGGCGTCGCGCTGGTCGGGGAGGCGGGCGACGACCAGATCTTCGGCGCGGACGTCCCGGGGCGGGCCGACGGTGGCCCCGGCGACGACCTCATCGTGCTCGGGCGCGGCAACGACACGCGGGTGCACGGCGGTCCCGGCAACGACCGGCTCCAGGGCGGTGGCGGCAACGACCGGCTGGACGGCGACGACGGCGTCGACGTGTGCCGCGGCGGTCCGGGCACCGACACCTGTCACGGCGGCGCACCCGGCGGTCCGCAGAACTCCCCGGACGACCCGGACACCTGCCTCGCCGACGTCGAGGTCAAGCTCTCGTGCCACGTCGAGGGGGTGCCGGCCCGGTGGCGGCTGGTGCTGGAGGGCACCTCGGACTACACCAACGGCTCGAACCACCGCACCGAGATCTCCTGGGTGCTGACCGCCTACGTCGAGCAGTACTTCCGGCAGGACGGGAAG encodes the following:
- a CDS encoding TetR/AcrR family transcriptional regulator; the encoded protein is MAYVEASVRRRQLVAAARSALAQEGVARTSVRAVAAEAGVPLGTMQYVFPSKEALLRAVIEDVVDEIVEVLRGTAEVDRGLEHAIRQGLAAFWDQLVSGHVSLQMMQYELTMYALRTAGQEELARWQYERYTAIVAEWFERAAHHAGETCAVPFDRLGRITVAALDGLILQHVCDPDRARSGTDLADVVEMIVRLADVRPAG
- a CDS encoding Imm51 family immunity protein, whose protein sequence is MEPLRLIETTPGNWSLLLTAGTAPAAEEAVMAAGHEPNGYFWEGVAQRVVAEQASGLAERLRYDPEGDMFVAYGTDREALADLGTRMAVVAGDAAALTALIARAEADGFEFDD
- a CDS encoding 3' terminal RNA ribose 2'-O-methyltransferase Hen1, whose protein sequence is MLLTISTTHRPATDLGFLLHKHPDRVQVFDQSFGTATVFYPEAGEERCTAALLLEVDPVRLARRAGQGGKGGKGAKGSPDFSLAQYVNDRSYAASSLFGVALADVFSTARGGRCAARPELAETAIPLELVIPALPCRGGVPIARRLFEPLGWTVGAEPVPLDPDFPEWGDSRYLRLTLTGTVRLADALSQLHVLLPVLDESKHYWQGPDEVDKLLRSGAGWLAEHPDRELVVRRYLGRRGHLTRAALARLAELDDVVEDAVAEAVEPDAAEETRVPLNLRRHEAVLAALAEVRPRSVIDLGCGPGQLLARLLATEGIARVAGCDVSVRSLQSAARRLHVDRMTERQQERLTLFQSALTYDDPRLAGYDAAVLMEVVEHVDPPRLEALERVVLGSARPGTVVVTTPNREHNVRYEGLTGMRHPDHRFEWDRAEFRAWAERVAAAYGYTVELRGVGDDDPEVGPPTQMAILTRADTTTTEEAGR
- a CDS encoding polynucleotide kinase-phosphatase; translation: MSELTVPELGLVVLVGVSGSGKSTFAREHFKATEVISSDFCRGLVADDENDQDATPDAFDVLHYIAGTRLRRGLLTVVDATNVQQSARAELVRLARSHDVLVDAIVLDVPERVALDRNRERPDRDFGDHVVKRQARDLRRSLGRLRKEGFRRVHVLRGADEIAAARVVREPSWNDRREVTGPFDIVGDVHGCASELRTLLVELGWVLAYDDAGAAVGAHHPEGRQAVFVGDLVDRGPDTPGVLRLVMGMVAAGTALCVSGNHEAKLVRALKGAHVQVTHGLAESLAQLEAETEDFRAQALSFMDGLISHYVLDAGRLVVAHAGLKEAYHGRSSRRVRAFALYGDTTGETDELGLPVRYPWADEYRGGAMVVYGHTPVPSAEWINNTICLDTGVVFGGELTALRYPEREIVAVDAEEQWYEPVSPLVPATASGEREPSVLRLDDVTGTRWIDSPHAGKVKVPEENAAAALEVMSRFAVDPRWLVYLPPTMSPAATAHLDGYLEHPEQAFDEYAGWGVGRVVCEEKHMGSRAIAVLARDTAVAERRFGVTDGSTGAIYTRTGRPFFAAARGDALVDRLRTALAPLFASLDTDWLALDCELLPWSAKAGALIREQYAAVGAAAGAALPAVEAVLAQAAARGLDLTATAERTAVRHRNARAFRDAYAAYCRPVEGLDGVTVAPFQVLAAEGRALAVTEPHAWHLAELGRLDDPLITPTRHRYVDLGSAADRAAATSWWEELTGAGGEGMVVKPADAIEPGGRTVQPGLKVRGREYLRIVYGPDYTESLDVLRERHLGKKRQLALREHGLGLDALTGFVAGAPLWQVHQAVFAVLALESEPVDPRL
- a CDS encoding calcium-binding protein; this encodes MQNRRTWGALAALSLITVTTAVAVPGAMEAVAAAARPSCGGLRATIVGTARADVIRGTRGRDVIVAKGGADRIDGRGGKDVICAGPGDDRVTVPARGRGTRVLGGPGDDVLTARAGGVALVGEAGDDQIFGADVPGRADGGPGDDLIVLGRGNDTRVHGGPGNDRLQGGGGNDRLDGDDGVDVCRGGPGTDTCHGGAPGGPQNSPDDPDTCLADVEVKLSCHVEGVPARWRLVLEGTSDYTNGSNHRTEISWVLTAYVEQYFRQDGKTWYLLGSGLSGRWTGTGANGECTIEGRGELADGDLSVTMALDEVSETYTFEWGGLATRAPGTITCPWGTSSYAMSTRATDRVAYAAWNPADLETPLTGSRSVQPDGPGGGLVVDYTWRLERADP